Proteins co-encoded in one Amblyraja radiata isolate CabotCenter1 chromosome 24, sAmbRad1.1.pri, whole genome shotgun sequence genomic window:
- the LOC116986651 gene encoding chitinase-3-like protein 2: MKAAFVKEAGSSGKPRLMITVAVAAARRWIDASYEVDKISEHLDFMSVMCYDFAGGWNTFTAHHSPLFVGSKDRWDFLYYNAYETVTYYLNKGAPRDKLLVGIATYGRSFKLASTSNNQLGAATAGGAPAAPITKTTGFMAYYEVIKCICDLLEGGERHWIEDQKVPYAVKGDVWVGYDDKQSVISKIEWVRQQKFAGAFVWTIDFDDVKNHCKQGSHPLVQTIRREFLGISVYLVIEAFILLTALRFESMHT; encoded by the exons ATGAAAGCTGCTTTTGTAAAGGAAGCAGGAAGTTCAGGGAAACCTAGATTAATGATTACAGTTGCTGTGGCTGCTGCTAGACGGTGGATCGATGCTAGTTATGAGGTGGATAAAATTTCTGA ACATCTGGACTTTATGAGCGTGATGTGTTATGATTTTGCTGGTGGCTGGAACACTTTCACTGCACACCATAGCCCTTTGTTTGTTGGAAGCAAAGATCGTTGGGACTTTCTCTACTACAATGCA TATGAAACAGTGACCTACTATCTAAACAAAGGTGCACCCCGAGATAAGTTGCTAGTTGGAATCGCAACTTATGGACGAAGCTTTAAACTTGCCTCCACAAGTAATAATCAGCTTGGGGCTGCGACAGCTGGTGGTGCACCAGCAGCCCCAATAACAAAAACAACAGGCTTCATGGCATATTATGAGGTGATTAAATGT ATATGTGATCttttggaaggaggagaaagacATTGGATTGAAGATCAGAAGGTTCCGTATGCAGTCAAGGGAGATGTATGGGTGGGCTATGATGACAAGCAGAGTGTTATTTCCAAA AttgagtgggtgaggcagcaaaaGTTTGCAGGAGCTTTCGTGTGGACAATTGATTTTGATGATGTGAAAAACCATTGTAAACAAGGTTCACATCCTCTGGTACAAACGATCAGGAGGGAGTTTTTAGGCATTTCAG TTTATCTCGTCATTGAGGCTTTCATACTCTTAACTGCCTTGCGCTTCGAGAGCATGCATACTTAG